Proteins encoded in a region of the Tripterygium wilfordii isolate XIE 37 chromosome 21, ASM1340144v1, whole genome shotgun sequence genome:
- the LOC119988944 gene encoding ATP synthase mitochondrial F1 complex assembly factor 1-like: MQRLSATRSRIHSLLTSKRALSKLSVQPKLRTLQAEPIPGNFLKWVSLGSSRNSSFATGFNPLQRKPLDSIMDIERAKNRSPEDLASIWDDYHLGRGHIGASMKAKLYHLFEQRAADCKYFVIPLWRGSGYTTMFAQVQMPHMLFTGLEDYKAKGTQASPYFTVTFYNEFAEDKDLVLIRGDVVFTSKLSDTDAKWLLETTQSFYLNDVRYKLVEQFNKEARSFEFKDVLRALDMPML; this comes from the exons ATGCAGCGTTTATCGGCTACACGCTCGAGAATACACTCTCTGCTGACATCAAAACGAGCTCTGTCAAAATTATCTGTGCAACCAAAACTCCGAACGCTGCAAGCTGAACCAATTCCAGGCAATTTCCTTAAATGGGTATCGCTCGGATCCAGCAGGAATTCGAGTTTTGCCACAGGGTTCAATCCGTTGCAGCGGAAGCCATTGGATTCAATTATGGATATCGAGCGGGCTAAGAACCGGTCACCTGAGGACCTTGCTTCGATATGGGATGAT TATCACTTGGGACGTGGTCATATCGGTGCATCTATGAAAGCCAAACTCTATCACTTGTTCGAGCAAAGAGCAGCAGATTG CAAGTATTTTGTTATCCCTTTGTGGAGAGGAAGTGGTTATACGACAATGTTTGCTCAAG TGCAAATGCCACACATGCTTTTCACTGGTCTGGAGGATTACAAGGCAAAAGGAACTCAAGCTTCACCCTATTTCACAGTAACTTTTTATAATGAATTTGCAGAAGACAAGGATTTGGTGCTTATCCGTGGAGATGTTGTTTTCACCAGCAAGCTCAGTGACACAGATGCGAAATGGCTTTTAGAGACCACTCAATCATTTTATTTAAATGATGTGAGGTACAAGCTGGTCGAACAGTTCAATAAAGAAGCTCGTAGTTTTGAGTTCAAGGATGTCCTACGAGCTTTGGATATGCCCATGTTGTGA
- the LOC119988943 gene encoding ras-related protein RABA1f-like isoform X1 has translation MGAYRADDDDYDYLFKVVLIGDSGVGKSNLLSRFTRNEFSLESKSTIGVEFATRSIHVDDKVVKAQIWDTAGQESRRRKSPLLICFTHTQALYSAGSYLLLFVLPLDSPRRYRAITSAYYRGAVGALLVYDVTRHVTFENVERWLKELRDHTDSNIVIMLIGNKADLRHLRAVSTEDAKAFSERENTIFMETSALESLNVENAFTEVLTQIYHVVSKKALDVGEDPAALPKGQTINVGTKDDVSDVKKVGCCSS, from the exons ATGGGAGCATACAGAGCCGACGATGACGATTACGATTACTTGTTTAAGGTGGTGCTGATCGGAGACTCTGGCGTTGGCAAATCGAATCTTTTGTCTCGGTTTACTAGGAACGAGTTCAGCCTCGAATCTAAGTCCACCATTGGCGTCGAGTTTGCCACTCGCAGCATTCACGTCGACGACAAGGTTGTTAAGGCCCAGATTTGGGACACCGCTGGCCAAGAAAG cCGGAGAAGAAAATCTCCCCTTTTGATTTGCTTCACTCATACACAGGCACTTTATTCAGCAGGCTCTTATCTTCTACTGTTCGTATTGCCCTTAGATTCTCCGCGAAG ATACCGTGCTATTACAAGTGCATATTATCGAGGAGCTGTTGGTGCTTTACTGGTCTATGATGTCACTCGCCATGTCACATTTGAAAATGTGGAGAGATGGCTGAAGGAGCTTCGTGACCACACTGATTCCAACATTGTTATCATGCTTATTGGCAACAAGGCAGATCTTCGTCACTTGCGAGCAGTTTCCACTGAAGATGCCAAGGCTTTCTCTGAGCGAGAGAATACCATCTTCATGGAAACCTCGGCTCTTGAGtctttgaatgttgaaaatgCATTCACGGAAGTGCTGACCCAGATTTATCACGTCGTGAGCAAGAAGGCACTTGATGTTGGGGAAGACCCAGCAGCTTTGCCGAAAGGGCAGACAATCAATGTTGGAACCAAAGATGATGTATCAGATGTAAAAAAGGTTGGATGCTGTTCTTCTTAA
- the LOC119988943 gene encoding ras-related protein RABA1f-like isoform X2 codes for MGAYRADDDDYDYLFKVVLIGDSGVGKSNLLSRFTRNEFSLESKSTIGVEFATRSIHVDDKVVKAQIWDTAGQERYRAITSAYYRGAVGALLVYDVTRHVTFENVERWLKELRDHTDSNIVIMLIGNKADLRHLRAVSTEDAKAFSERENTIFMETSALESLNVENAFTEVLTQIYHVVSKKALDVGEDPAALPKGQTINVGTKDDVSDVKKVGCCSS; via the exons ATGGGAGCATACAGAGCCGACGATGACGATTACGATTACTTGTTTAAGGTGGTGCTGATCGGAGACTCTGGCGTTGGCAAATCGAATCTTTTGTCTCGGTTTACTAGGAACGAGTTCAGCCTCGAATCTAAGTCCACCATTGGCGTCGAGTTTGCCACTCGCAGCATTCACGTCGACGACAAGGTTGTTAAGGCCCAGATTTGGGACACCGCTGGCCAAGAAAG ATACCGTGCTATTACAAGTGCATATTATCGAGGAGCTGTTGGTGCTTTACTGGTCTATGATGTCACTCGCCATGTCACATTTGAAAATGTGGAGAGATGGCTGAAGGAGCTTCGTGACCACACTGATTCCAACATTGTTATCATGCTTATTGGCAACAAGGCAGATCTTCGTCACTTGCGAGCAGTTTCCACTGAAGATGCCAAGGCTTTCTCTGAGCGAGAGAATACCATCTTCATGGAAACCTCGGCTCTTGAGtctttgaatgttgaaaatgCATTCACGGAAGTGCTGACCCAGATTTATCACGTCGTGAGCAAGAAGGCACTTGATGTTGGGGAAGACCCAGCAGCTTTGCCGAAAGGGCAGACAATCAATGTTGGAACCAAAGATGATGTATCAGATGTAAAAAAGGTTGGATGCTGTTCTTCTTAA